A genome region from Nycticebus coucang isolate mNycCou1 chromosome 4, mNycCou1.pri, whole genome shotgun sequence includes the following:
- the PXN gene encoding paxillin isoform X2, whose amino-acid sequence MSSSLGSNLSELDRLLLELNAVQHNAPGFPTDEANSSPPLTGALNPHYGISENNSPLGGKTGPLTKEKPKRNGGRGLEDVRPSVESLLDELESSVPSPVPAITVNQGEMSSPQRVSSQQQTRISASSATRELDELMASLSDFKTSSSTVTLTSPGLLPSSAPSTHHSLSPSPPPPMLSTSKSSPRNQGHTPKAPYTKQRGQGFPPPLASSWLDLAGLEVMPDTCSSKSLSVEGSLELFGTESKAQDCRHLPNLTNKLSGAPPCHTLPCTGSISPQEHGHPGGPPTNPLCLEEAMTATWEQPWTLEALRPETPRGATYSFQEVTEPAVMAVDRQAIFPDTWSLMEGHGQWKEQAKPEAGRLGSSSPAPVNMDHLGGEMSKRGSLIRPTQESETPVSMENTTECATVARNEQLELPHAMVMGTPNTMERISTSGQICSTIRSRETVRAHPRSREPSPRRRLDPATLSRTPSQERLIAELQGRLGIQLEAEQAAGASAQDWLTEGVIITVQPCRKPAGGQLVEKVVFPPGSPIPLRRTISVLASPPPFPLLQHHKDTSASSSSPLPSLPFLSPPRPSACTHGSSGVPSAGKEPQDEDVQGPASPTPASYTMRSMGCQTDEDPLFPPMQFMAQGKTGSSSPPGGPTKPGSQLDSMLGSLQSDLNKLGVATVAKGVCGACKKPIAGQVVTAMGKTWHPEHFVCTHCQEEIGSRNFFERDGQPYCEKDYHNLFSPRCYYCNGPILDKVVTALDRTWHPEHFFCAQCGAFFGPEGFHEKDGKAYCRKDYFDMFAPKCGGCARAILENYISALNTLWHPECFVCRECFTPFVNGSFFEHDGQPYCEVHYHERRGSLCSGCQKPITGRCITAMAKKFHPEHFVCAFCLKQLNKGTFKEQNDKPYCQNCFLKLFC is encoded by the exons ATGAGCTCCTCCCTGGGCAGCAACCTTTCTGAACTTGACCGCTTGCTGCTGGAACTGAATGCTGTGCAGCATAATGCCCCCGGCTTCCCTACAG aTGAGGCCAACTCAAGTCCCCCACTCACAGGGGCTTTGAACCCCCACTATGGCATCTCAGAGAATAACAGCCCTCTGGGGGGCAAAACTGGGCCCCTGACAAAAGAGAAGCCTAAGCGGAATGGGGGCCGGGGCCTGGAGGATGTGCGGCCCAGTGTGGAGAGTCTCTTAGATGAACTGGAGAgctctgtgcccagccctgt CCCTGCCATCACTGTGAACCAGGGTGAGATGAGCAGCCCTCAGCGAGTTTCCAGCCAGCAGCAGACGCGCATCTCGGCCTCTTCTGCCACCAGGGAGCTGGACGAGCTAATGGCCTCACTGTCAGATTTTAAG ACCAGCTCCTCCACCGTGACTCTGACCTCCCCGGGGCTGCTGCCCAGCTCTGCTCCATCCACACACCACTCactttctccttctccccctcctcccatgCTCTCCACCAGTAAATCCTCCCCTCGAAACCAGGGCCATACCCCAAAGGCCCCCTACACTAAGCAGAGGGGACAGGGCTTTCCACCTCCTTTGGCCTCCAGCTGGCTTGATTTGGCTGGTCTTGAGGTGATGCCTGACACCTGCAGTTCAAAGTCTCTGTCTGTGGAGGGTTCTCTGGAGCTATTTGGTACAGAAAGCAAGGCTCAAGATTGTAGGCATCTGCCAAACCTCACAAATAAGCTCTCTGGGGCTCCTCCCTGCCACACTCTACCCTGCACTGGGAGCATAAGTCCCCAGGAGCATGGACACCCCGGGGGGCCACCAACCAATCCTTTGTGTCTAGAGGAGGCTATGACTGCCACATGGGAGCAGCCCTGGACTTTGGAGGCATTGAGGCCTGAGACTCCCAGGGGAGCTACTTACAGCTTCCAAGAAGTTACTGAGCCAGCTGTCATGGCAGTGGACCGTCAGGCCATCTTCCCAGATACCTGGAGTCTCATGGAGGGACATGGCCAGTGGAAGGAGCAGGCCAAgccagaggcagggaggctgggaagCAGCAGCCCTGCTCCAGTTAACATGGATCACTTGGGTGGAGAGATGTCCAAGAGGGGAAGCCTGATCAGGCcaacccaggaatctgagaccCCAGTGAGCATGGAGAACACCACTGAATGTGCTACGGTGGCCAGGAACGAACAGCTGGAGCTTCCACATGCCATGGTCATGGGCACACCAAACACCATGGAGAGGATTTCCACCTCTGGCCAG atCTGCTCCACGATCAGGAGCCGGGAGACAGTCCGTGCACATCCCAGGTCCCGGGAGCCCTCCCCTCGCCGCCGGCTGGACCCTGCCACCTTGAGCAGGACCCCGTCCCAGGAGCGGCTCATCGCAGAGCTGCAGGGTCGGCTGGGTATCCAGTTGGAGGCAGAGCAGGCAGCAGGGGCCTCTGCCCAGGACTGGCTGACTGAGGGCGTCATCATCACTGTGCAGCCATGCAGGAAGCCAGCCGGGGGGCAGCTTGTAGAGAAG gTTGTCTTTCCTCCTGGCTCTCCCATTCCCCTGAGAAGAACCATCTCTGTCctggcttctcctcctcctttccctttaCTGCAGCATCACAAAGACACCTCGGCCAGCAGCTCctctcccttgcccagcctacctTTCCTGTCCCCTCCGAGGCCTTCAGCTTGCACCCATGGTTCTTCTGGGGTCCCAAGTGCGGGGAAAGAGCCCCAGGATGAGGATGTGCAGGGTCCCGCTTCTCCTACTCCTGCATCCTACACCATGAGGTCCATGGGCTGCCAGACCGATGAGGACCCACTTTTCCCCCCAATGCAG TTCATGGCCCAAGGGAAGACAGGGAGCAGCTCACCCCCTGGGGGACCTACAAAGCCTGGGAGCCAACTAGACAGCATGCTGGGGAGTCTGCAGTCTGACCTCAACAAGCTGGGTGTTGCCACGGTCGCCAAAGGAGTCTGTGGGGCCTGCAAGAAGCCCATTGCTGgacag GTTGTGACTGCCATGGGGAAGACGTGGCACCCAGAGCACTTCGTCTGCACCCACTGCCAGGAGGAGATTGGATCTCGGAACTTCTTTGAGCGGGATGGACAGCCCTACTGTGAAAAGGACTATCACAATCTCTTCTCTCCACGTTGCTACTACTGCAATGGCCCCATCCTGGAT AAAGTGGTGACAGCTCTTGACCGGACGTGGCATCCTGAGCACTTCTTCTGTGCCCAGTGTGGAGCCTTCTTTGGTCCTGAAG GGTTCCATGAGAAAGACGGCAAGGCCTATTGCCGCAAGGATTACTTTGACATGTTCGCGCCCAAGTGTGGTGGCTGTGCCCGGGCCATCTTAGAGAACTACATTTCAGCTCTCAACACACTTTGGCATCCTGAGTGCTTTGTGTGCCGG